A single genomic interval of Aureliella helgolandensis harbors:
- the xrtU gene encoding exosortase U, translating to MIAPPLESNRNQIVHVSMEVSSPTPQTPQSDWQWNLWAGVLPILAMSPMLLYEAAALWSREYLRFFPLAIVWVAVLVGLQLRTSRGTTRPARRWSAIAMLAVGCSLYAYSVWIFSPRLAHLAAVLVFCAWALGRFGEKHWIEPVVWTAGLATASLLPWGWDQGILRGLLYISTWGTTATLDALAIPYVQNGSLIETRGLKLFTAEVCGGIGNFFSFATFSILLSATLRTSMLVTLKSLGLVVVWSVLADYLKMLTILLLQEFSGRDLTTGKDYQILGIMVILFVLLMIWQSLRFFTRVFAPIPVGDAEVGPAYAALNRMFCWPNAFPFENLEPKDDYEKARFRAAKEKREAELRGAPALNWRQSSLAVWSVRLSAIVCLVAMVFPIQSLGKQGLGGLSFGRSALEPEQIAKFGNVDVFPMTLSGGWQRIGQERTLRSHRSESGEHSFAWRYQAGERQLTASNDLPLQGWHDPIAQRERLGWKVLRSRTLTVDNWPWCEGVLENEFGGRTYVFYTLLELSGEPYVRLPEYLAPPTTLEDVPVEIAAANAQAENAATYQFEVVSEAAEALSPIELDELRSTFLNLRALTRQFPQ from the coding sequence TTGATCGCTCCTCCACTCGAATCCAACCGCAATCAGATTGTACATGTCTCCATGGAAGTTTCCTCTCCCACTCCTCAAACGCCCCAATCCGACTGGCAATGGAATCTTTGGGCGGGTGTCCTGCCAATCCTAGCCATGTCGCCCATGCTGCTCTACGAGGCGGCTGCACTGTGGAGTCGTGAATACCTGCGGTTCTTCCCTTTGGCGATCGTTTGGGTAGCCGTGCTCGTCGGCTTGCAATTGCGAACGTCACGCGGGACAACGCGGCCGGCGCGACGGTGGAGTGCGATTGCCATGCTGGCGGTTGGCTGTTCACTCTATGCCTACAGCGTTTGGATTTTTTCTCCTCGCCTTGCGCATCTCGCCGCAGTGCTTGTGTTTTGCGCTTGGGCACTCGGACGCTTCGGGGAGAAGCATTGGATTGAACCCGTGGTGTGGACGGCTGGCCTGGCAACTGCCAGCTTGTTGCCTTGGGGGTGGGATCAGGGAATTCTGCGTGGTTTGCTGTACATTTCGACTTGGGGTACTACAGCCACACTTGACGCACTGGCGATTCCTTACGTTCAGAACGGGAGCTTGATTGAAACCCGTGGCCTCAAGTTGTTTACAGCAGAGGTGTGTGGAGGAATAGGCAATTTCTTTTCGTTTGCCACTTTTTCTATTCTGCTGTCCGCCACCTTGCGGACGAGCATGCTTGTTACGCTCAAGTCGCTGGGACTTGTGGTCGTCTGGTCGGTATTGGCTGATTATTTGAAGATGCTGACTATCTTGTTATTGCAGGAATTCAGCGGCCGTGATCTGACCACAGGCAAGGATTATCAAATCCTTGGAATAATGGTGATCCTATTTGTGTTGCTGATGATTTGGCAGAGTTTGCGGTTCTTTACTCGGGTTTTCGCTCCTATCCCTGTGGGGGACGCTGAAGTTGGACCAGCCTATGCGGCTTTGAATCGGATGTTTTGCTGGCCCAATGCATTTCCGTTTGAGAATCTGGAACCCAAGGATGACTATGAAAAAGCACGCTTCCGGGCTGCAAAAGAAAAGCGAGAAGCCGAACTGCGCGGCGCACCGGCATTAAACTGGCGGCAAAGCTCACTTGCAGTATGGTCCGTGCGTTTGTCGGCAATCGTCTGTCTCGTTGCGATGGTGTTCCCGATTCAGTCTCTTGGCAAGCAAGGTCTCGGCGGTCTCAGTTTCGGCCGATCGGCGCTCGAGCCCGAGCAAATTGCAAAGTTTGGCAATGTCGATGTGTTTCCAATGACACTGAGTGGCGGTTGGCAGCGGATTGGGCAGGAGAGAACGCTCCGCAGCCATCGCAGTGAGTCGGGCGAGCACTCTTTTGCATGGCGCTACCAAGCAGGTGAACGGCAGCTTACCGCTTCCAATGACCTGCCACTCCAAGGCTGGCATGATCCAATCGCCCAACGCGAACGCTTGGGATGGAAAGTGTTGCGGTCTCGCACTTTGACGGTCGATAATTGGCCCTGGTGCGAAGGAGTACTCGAGAATGAGTTTGGCGGTAGAACCTATGTGTTCTACACGCTGCTAGAGTTGTCTGGTGAGCCGTACGTCAGGCTTCCGGAATACCTAGCTCCTCCCACTACCCTGGAAGATGTGCCAGTGGAAATAGCGGCAGCAAATGCTCAGGCAGAGAATGCAGCCACGTACCAATTCGAAGTCGTGAGTGAAGCCGCCGAAGCACTCTCGCCAATCGAACTGGATGAGTTACGCAGCACGTTTCTCAATCTCCGAGCACTAACGCGGCAGTTTCCCCAATAG
- a CDS encoding anti-sigma factor family protein translates to MQINEEELIAYLLGNASPALRREIESQLPQDEELQQQLDRLKAVLDELDSLKIVYEPPAGLFDSTMARVDEAAANPTDRDGALVVDGNGAAESPDRPLSRSNERVVRRFGQPSLTSKSRFSFWDSTALCLSLTALCCLLLPAVVRARFEARRAQCADNMRRTGEGLLHYTMLDPAGRFPAIACEGIESFSGVYYLLMSEVGMPIPPSQLRCSSLLGMDLPNRQSQCDLPCVSTRRDLYELPPALLKEYQVTAGGDYAYSLGVYEDDQVVAVKSVGGGDLAIMGDTPSIDAGQVSYQAHGGQGVNILYGDGRVCYVSVNAFSNLAGMTGALDHPYYNRNQTHQAGVNSHDASLAPSHIGPLGPLK, encoded by the coding sequence ATGCAGATAAACGAAGAAGAACTCATCGCCTATCTACTGGGGAATGCTTCTCCAGCCCTCAGGCGGGAAATCGAGTCTCAGCTCCCCCAAGACGAAGAACTGCAACAGCAACTGGACCGATTGAAGGCAGTTCTCGATGAATTGGACTCGTTAAAGATCGTGTATGAACCCCCTGCTGGCTTGTTTGACTCGACCATGGCGCGGGTCGATGAAGCTGCTGCGAATCCCACGGACCGCGACGGGGCTCTCGTGGTAGATGGAAATGGTGCCGCGGAGTCTCCCGATCGGCCGCTTTCACGGTCCAACGAGCGAGTTGTACGCCGGTTTGGGCAACCCTCGTTAACCTCGAAAAGCCGCTTCTCCTTTTGGGATTCTACCGCACTCTGTTTGAGTCTAACCGCACTCTGTTGCCTGCTATTGCCCGCCGTGGTGCGGGCCCGGTTTGAGGCGCGGCGTGCACAGTGTGCAGACAATATGAGACGCACCGGAGAGGGATTGTTGCACTACACGATGCTCGACCCAGCCGGCCGCTTTCCAGCGATTGCTTGTGAGGGCATTGAGTCCTTTTCAGGGGTTTACTATTTGCTGATGTCAGAGGTAGGCATGCCCATTCCTCCCAGCCAACTGCGTTGCTCCAGTTTGTTGGGAATGGATCTACCCAACCGGCAATCTCAATGCGACTTACCTTGCGTGTCGACTCGCAGGGACTTGTACGAACTGCCACCTGCATTGCTCAAAGAGTACCAGGTGACCGCTGGCGGCGATTACGCTTATTCCTTGGGAGTGTATGAGGACGATCAAGTCGTCGCCGTCAAGAGTGTTGGTGGAGGGGACTTGGCGATCATGGGGGATACTCCTTCAATTGACGCAGGCCAGGTTTCCTACCAAGCTCACGGCGGCCAAGGTGTGAACATCCTCTACGGTGATGGCAGAGTTTGTTATGTGTCCGTCAATGCGTTTAGTAATTTAGCGGGAATGACGGGAGCTTTGGATCATCCCTACTACAATCGCAATCAAACGCATCAGGCTGGGGTCAACTCCCACGATGCCTCTCTAGCTCCCAGCCATATCGGCCCCCTAGGACCTTTGAAATAG
- a CDS encoding RNA polymerase sigma factor, with translation MPKSSVCKEIDASSSLARSAGSDEDLLRAFVLQHDRLSYETLVRRYQHEIYNYLRRYLADDDLAEDAFQLTFVRVFKKAEQFDLTRRFRPWLYGIATHQAIDLQRRGSRRALQSLDASFGETDSRAYSHAAAIPDHRVPSQDVLVEAEFRGQMRDAVAEVGEPGRSALELIYLQGLSYRDAADSLGVPVGTVKSRVHSAIRKLSAIWQRSES, from the coding sequence ATGCCAAAATCTAGCGTTTGCAAGGAAATAGACGCGAGTTCCTCGTTGGCTCGTTCCGCGGGCAGCGACGAAGATCTCTTGCGTGCGTTTGTGTTGCAGCACGACCGCTTGAGTTACGAGACGCTGGTACGCCGTTATCAGCATGAAATTTATAATTATCTGAGACGCTACCTAGCCGATGATGATCTAGCGGAGGATGCGTTTCAGTTGACGTTCGTGCGCGTCTTCAAAAAAGCGGAGCAGTTTGATCTGACCCGTCGTTTTCGCCCCTGGTTGTACGGTATCGCTACGCACCAAGCGATCGATTTGCAACGGCGCGGAAGTCGCCGGGCGTTGCAGAGCTTGGACGCTAGTTTTGGAGAGACCGACTCGAGGGCCTATTCCCATGCGGCGGCGATTCCAGACCATCGCGTTCCTAGTCAGGATGTGTTAGTCGAAGCTGAGTTTCGAGGGCAAATGCGCGATGCGGTAGCAGAAGTTGGTGAGCCGGGGCGGAGCGCGCTTGAATTAATTTATCTGCAAGGATTGTCCTACCGAGACGCTGCCGACTCGTTGGGGGTACCGGTAGGGACGGTGAAAAGTCGTGTGCATTCCGCAATTCGTAAACTTTCTGCTATTTGGCAGCGTAGTGAATCATAG